From Molothrus ater isolate BHLD 08-10-18 breed brown headed cowbird chromosome 8, BPBGC_Mater_1.1, whole genome shotgun sequence, a single genomic window includes:
- the FAS gene encoding tumor necrosis factor receptor superfamily member 6, which produces MGTMRDGGGVAQRLLALLLVALLVIETHCKNDTEALITSNRRIISRREVNCKEDEYSSDSQCCKKCRSGFVKNVSCPTDVTKHCAPCQKGKEFMNHPNDLDKCFRCKLCDSNFGLEVVKNCTPEEDTQCACAKNYFCSPAGCDTCIPCTICDSGVIEEQCTAASDTVCGTKDPATLWGITALVVLVLLAIAGAIVWYKRKRNHFKISKDPSDPCKEKDVNVRLIVEDVDLSSHIPGIVAEMTLKEVKKFVRHHHISEPAIDQIIQDFPGDTSEQKIRLFRVWYQSNGMKDASGILIRSLRELQMCAVADKIAEKLKAAISSSQEGEQSCNPDTEQSKICTQEGRNSYSESAELSKAYTPSLEET; this is translated from the exons ATGGGGACGATGCGGGACGGCGGCGGCGTGGCCCAGAGGCTCCTCGCCCTGCTCCTC GTGGCTCTCCTAGTTATTGAAACACATTGCAAAAATGATACTGAAGCTCTAATAACATCCAATAGGAGGATCATTTCCAGGAGGGAAGTTAACTGCAAGGAGGATGAATACAGTTCAGATTCTCAGTGTTGCAAGAAATGTAGAAGTG GTTTTGTTAAAAATGTCTCCTGCCCGACAGATGTTACCAAACACTGTGCTCCATgtcagaaaggaaaggaattcaTGAATCACCCCAATGACTTAGACAAGTGTTTTAGATGCAAATTGTGTGACAGCAACTTTG GGTTGGAGGTTGTGAAGAACTGTACCCCAGAAGAGGACACGCAGTGTGCCTGTGCAAAGAACTATTTCTGCAGTCCTGCAGGATGTGACACTTGCATTCCATGTACCAT ATGTGACAGTGGTGTAATTGAAGAGCAATGTACTGCAGCTTCAGACACTGTGTGCGGAACAAAAG ATCCAGCAACACTGTGGGGGATCACTGCTTTGGTAGTTTTGGTACTACTAGCAATAGCTGGAGCAATAGTCTGGT aCAAGAGAAAACGGAAtcattttaaaatcagtaaGGACCCCTCAGATCCTTGCAAAGAAAAGGAT gtgaatGTACGTCTTATAGTTGAAG ATGTTGACCTGAGCAGCCACATTCCTGGTATTGTGGCAGAGATGACACTCAAAGAAGTCAAGAAATTTGTTCGTCACCACCATATATCAGAACCTGCCATAGACCAAATCATTCAGGATTTTCCTGGCGATACATCTGAACAGAAGATTAGGCTGTTTCGAGTCTGGTATCAAAGTAATGGGATGAAGGATGCCTCTGGAATCCTAATAAGGAGCCTGAGAGAGTTACAAATGTGTGCTGTAGCTGATAAAATTGCGGAAAAACTGAAGGCAGCTATTTCCAGCTCTCAGGAAGGGGAACAGTCTTGTAATCCTGACACTGAGCAAAGCAAAATTTGCACTCAGGAGGGTAGAAACTCCTACAGTGAGAGTGCTGAGCTAAGTAAAGCCTACACTCCTAGTTTGGAAGAGACCTAG